From Triticum urartu cultivar G1812 chromosome 2, Tu2.1, whole genome shotgun sequence, a single genomic window includes:
- the LOC125540044 gene encoding serine hydroxymethyltransferase 4, with the protein MDSVASWGLTPLADADPDVFDLIEREKRRQRSGIELIASENFTSFAVIEALGSALTNKYSEGMPGARYYGGNDVIDEIENLCRDRALAAFRLDAASWGVNVQPYSGSPANFAAYTALLNPHDRIMGLDLPSGGHLTHGYYTAGGKKISATSIYFESLPYKVSAANGYIDYDKLEEKAMDFRPKLIICGGSAYPRDWDYARLRAVADKVGAMLLCDMAHISGLVAAQEAANPFEFCDVVTTTTHKSLRGPRAGMIFYRKGPKPAKKGQPEGAVYDYEDKINFAVFPSLQGGPHNHQIAALAVALKQTLTPGFKAYAKQVKANAVAVGKYLMSKGYKMVTDGTDNHLVLWDLRPLGLTGNKVEKMCDLCSITLNKNAVFGDSSALSPGGVRIGAPAMTSRGLVEKDFEQIAEFLHQAVTICLNIQKEHGKLLKDFSKGLVNNKDIENLKVEVEKFALSFDMPGFSLESMKYKE; encoded by the exons aTGGACTCCGTCGCGTCGTGGGGGCTGACCCCGCTGGCGGACGCGGACCCGGACGTCTTCGACCTCATCGAGCGGGAGAAGCGGCGCCAGCGGAGCGGGATCGAGCTCATCGCCTCGGAGAACTTCACCTCCTTCGCCGTCATCGAGGCGCTCGGCTCGGCCCTCACCAACAAGTACTCCGAGGGCATGCCGGGGGCGCGCTACTACGGCGGCAACGACGTCATCGACGAGATCGAGAACCTCTGCCGCGACCGCGCCCTCGCCGCCTTCCGCCTCGACGCCGCCTCCTGGGGCGTCAACGTGCAGCCCTACTCCGGCTCGCCCGCCAACTTCGCCGCCTACACCGCGCTCCTCAACCCGCACGACCGGATCATGGGGCTCGACCTCCCCTCGGGCGGCCACCTCACCCACGGCTACTACACCGCCGGGGGGAAGAAGATCTCCGCCACCTCCATCTACTTCGAGAGCCTGCCCTACAAGGTCAGCGCCGCCAACGGCTACATCGACTACGACAAGCTCGAGGAGAAGGCCATGGACTTCCGCCCCAAGCTCATCATCTGCGGAGGCAGCGCCTACCCCAGGGACTGGGACTACGCCAGGCTCAGGGCCGTCGCCGACAAGGTCGGGGCCATGCTCCTCTGCGACATGGCGCACATCAGCGGACTGGTCGCCGCGCAG GAAGCTGCAAATCCTTTTGAGTTCTGCGATGTGGTTACCACTACAACACACAAGTCTCTCCGGGGACCGAGGGCTGGCATGATCTTCTACAGGAAAGGCCCTAAGCCTGCGAAGAAGGGCCAGCCTGAGGGTGCTGTGTATGACTATGAGGACAAGATCAACTTTGCGGTGTTCCCATCGCTCCAGGGTGGTCCCCACAACCACCAGATTGCTGCCCTTGCAGTTGCCCTGAAGCAAACTTTGACTCCTGGATTCAAGGCCTATGCAAAGCAGGTCAAGGCCAACGCTGTTGCGGTTGGAAAATATCTCATGAGCAAGGGTTACAAGATGGTGACCGATGGAACTGACAACCATCTTGTTCTATGGGATCTCCGCCCTCTTGGCTTGACTG GAAACAAGGTCGAAAAGATGTGTGACCTTTGCAGCATTACATTGAACAAGAATGCTGTCTTCGGTGACAGCAGTGCATTGTCCCCGGGTGGTGTCCGCATTG GTGCTCCCGCGATGACTTCCAGGGGTCTGGTCGAGAAGGACTTCGAGCAGATCGCCGAGTTCCTCCACCAGGCTGTGACCATCTGCCTGAACATCCAGAAGGAGCACGGCAAGCTGCTCAAGGACTTCTCCAAGGGCCTGGTGAACAACAAGGACATCGAGAACCTCAAGGTTGAGGTCGAGAAGTTTGCCCTCTCCTTCGACATGCCTGGGTTCTCGCTCGAGAGCATGAAGTACAAGGAGTAG
- the LOC125540046 gene encoding abscisic acid-inducible protein kinase, whose amino-acid sequence MDRYEVVRDIGSGNFGVAKLVRDVRTKEHFAVKFIERGHKIDEHVQREIMNHRSLKHPNIIRFKEVVLTPTHLAIVMEYASGGELFQRICNAGRFSEDEGRFFFQQLISGVSYCHSMQVCHRDLKLENTLLDGSVAPRLKICDFGYSKSSVLHSQPKSTVGTPAYIAPEVLSRREYDGKVADVWSCGVTLYVMLVGAYPFEDPDEPRNFRKTITRILSVQYSVPDYVRVSMDCIHLLSRIFVGNPQQRITIPEIKNHPWFLKRLPVEMTDEYQRSMQLADMNTPSQSLEEAMAIIQEAQKPGDNALGVAGQVACLGSMDLDDIDFDIDDIDVESSGDFVCPL is encoded by the exons ATGGATCGGTACGAGGTGGTGAGGGACATCGGGTCCGGCAACTTCGGGGTGGCCAAGCTGGTGCGGGACGTCCGGACCAAGGAGCACTTCGCCGTCAAGTTCATCGAGCGAGGCCACAAG ATTGATGAACATGTTCAAAGGGAGATTATGAACCACCGGTCACTCAAGCATCCAAATATTATTCGATTCAAGGAG GTCGTGCTAACTCCCACACATTTGGCAATAGTTATGGAATATGCCTCTGGCGGCGAGCTATTTCAAAGGATTTGCAACGCAGGGAGATTTAGCGAGGATGAG GGAAGATTCTTCTTCCAACAATTGATTTCTGGAGTGAGCTATTGTCACTCTATG CAAGTATGTCATAGAGATTTGAAACTAGAAAACACTCTCTTGGATGGTAGTGTCGCACCTCGGCTCAAGATTTGTGACTTCGGTTACTCCAAG TCTTCTGTCTTGCACTCTCAACCGAAGTCAACTGTCGGCACACCGGCATACATCGCCCCAGAGGTCCTCTCTAGAAGAGAATATGATGGAAAG GTCGCCGATGTTTGGTCATGCGGAGTAACGCTCTATGTGATGCTTGTCGGGGCATATCCTTTCGAGGACCCTGATGAGCCAAGGAACTTCCGCAAAACGATCACT AGGATACTCAGCGTACAGTACTCTGTTCCGGACTACGTTCGAGTCTCGATGGACTGCATACATCTGCTGTCCCGCATTTTCGTTGGAAATCCTCAGCAG CGAATAACCATCCCGGAGATCAAGAACCATCCATGGTTCCTCAAGAGATTGCCCGTTGAGATGACCGATGAGTACCAAAGGAGCATGCAGCTGGCAGACATGAACACGCCGTCACAGAGCCTGGAAGAAGCCATGGCGATCATCCAGGAGGCGCAGAAACCTGGCGATAACGCCCTAGGGGTTGCCGGGCAGGTTGCCTGCCTGGGGAGCATGGATTTGGACGACATCGATTTCGATATCGACGACATTGACGTTGAGAGCAGCGGGGATTTCGTGTGCCCGTTGTGA